Proteins found in one Pyrus communis chromosome 15, drPyrComm1.1, whole genome shotgun sequence genomic segment:
- the LOC137717224 gene encoding vegetative cell wall protein gp1 has protein sequence MIKAVKKLKFWPRKKKKRKTHHQPYCPHPPPQRPPPPPPRHYYCSFSSSSSSTQPSAPPLPPWLDAEYTYETPLAPPLQPAPEFSYHHHHDPVPSQQETAFNDGSSSGTQYPYPIPTASYQQYTDPNPVYGVPVIHTQTPRATTKERCYAAASATRVLNCVVDWGIRLFHCICPCLRIREVNIQ, from the coding sequence ATGATCAAAGCTGTTAAGAAGCTCAAGTTTTGgccaagaaagaagaagaaaaggaagactCACCACCAACCCTATTGTCCTCATCCGCCACCTCAACgaccgccgccaccaccaccccGCCACTATTACTGCTCATTTTCCTCGTCCTCCTCCTCAACTCAGCCCTCGGCTCCACCTTTACCACCATGGCTGGATGCCGAGTACACCTACGAGACTCCCTTGGCACCTCCACTCCAGCCTGCTCCAGAATTTTcctatcatcatcatcatgatCCGGTTCCAAGCCAACAGGAAACTGCTTTCAACGACGGCAGCAGCAGCGGCACACAGTATCCCTATCCAATTCCGACCGCATCTTATCAGCAATATACAGATCCAAATCCTGTGTATGGAGTACCAGTTATACATACACAAACGCCCAGAGCAACAACGAAGGAGAGATGTTATGCTGCCGCCTCCGCCACTCGTGTCTTGAATTGCGTTGTTGACTGGGGCATCCGTTTGTTTCACTGCATCTGTCCCTGTCTTCGCATTCGTGAAGTGAACATCCAGTAG